A DNA window from Novosphingobium sp. RL4 contains the following coding sequences:
- the rimO gene encoding 30S ribosomal protein S12 methylthiotransferase RimO, whose amino-acid sequence MAIEIPSPPKVGMVSLGCPKALVDSERILTRLRADGYTMSPDYAGADVVLVNTCGFLDSAKEESLAAIGEAIAENGRVIVTGCMGNEADVIRARFPDVLAVTGAHQYEAVVEAVHDAAPPEISPYVDLIPQIYDEAGVKLTPRHYSYLKISEGCNHACSFCIIPSLRGKLASRRIDAVLREAEKLVQAGTRELLVISQDTSAYGVDVRHETRTWKDHEVRTHMTDLARELGQLSDSQGRKPWVRLHYVYPYPHVDAVIPLMAEGLLTPYLDIPFQHAAPSVLKSMKRPANEAKVLDRLRKWREICPDIAIRSSFVVGFPGETEADFQYLLDWLDEAQLDRVGAFRFEPVEGASANNLPNAVPEEVKEERYARIMEKTAAISAAKLQGKVGRILPVIIDEVGEADEDGDIGATGRSQADAPEIDGNVFLRNAGKDMQVGDIVDVLIEDADEHDLYGAITTG is encoded by the coding sequence ATGGCTATTGAAATCCCCTCTCCGCCCAAGGTCGGCATGGTCAGCCTCGGCTGCCCCAAGGCGCTTGTCGACTCCGAACGCATTCTCACCCGGTTGCGCGCCGACGGCTACACGATGAGCCCGGACTATGCCGGCGCCGATGTCGTGCTCGTCAACACTTGCGGTTTCCTCGATTCCGCAAAGGAAGAGAGCCTGGCTGCGATCGGTGAAGCCATTGCCGAAAACGGCCGCGTGATCGTCACCGGCTGCATGGGCAACGAGGCCGACGTCATCCGCGCGCGCTTCCCGGACGTGCTCGCCGTAACCGGCGCGCACCAGTACGAAGCCGTGGTCGAGGCCGTGCACGACGCCGCCCCGCCCGAGATTTCGCCCTATGTCGATCTGATCCCGCAGATCTACGACGAAGCGGGCGTGAAGCTGACGCCGCGCCACTACAGCTATCTGAAGATCTCGGAAGGCTGCAACCACGCCTGCTCTTTCTGCATCATCCCCAGCCTGCGCGGCAAGCTGGCGAGCCGCCGCATCGACGCGGTGCTGCGCGAGGCGGAAAAGCTCGTGCAGGCGGGCACGCGCGAACTGCTGGTCATCAGCCAGGACACTTCGGCCTATGGTGTCGACGTGCGCCATGAAACGCGCACATGGAAGGACCACGAGGTCCGCACCCACATGACCGATCTCGCCCGCGAGCTTGGCCAGTTGAGCGATTCGCAAGGCCGCAAGCCTTGGGTGCGCCTGCACTACGTCTACCCTTACCCGCACGTCGACGCGGTGATCCCGCTCATGGCGGAAGGGCTGCTCACCCCCTACCTCGACATTCCGTTCCAGCATGCGGCACCCTCGGTGCTCAAGTCGATGAAGCGCCCGGCCAACGAAGCCAAGGTGCTTGATCGCCTGCGCAAGTGGCGCGAAATCTGCCCGGATATCGCCATCCGCTCCAGCTTCGTGGTCGGCTTCCCCGGTGAGACCGAGGCGGACTTCCAGTACCTGCTCGACTGGCTCGACGAAGCGCAGCTCGACCGTGTCGGCGCGTTCCGCTTCGAGCCGGTCGAAGGCGCCAGCGCCAACAACTTGCCGAACGCCGTGCCGGAAGAGGTCAAGGAAGAACGCTACGCCCGGATCATGGAGAAGACCGCCGCGATCAGCGCGGCCAAGCTCCAGGGTAAAGTCGGCCGCATCCTGCCCGTCATCATCGACGAAGTGGGCGAAGCGGACGAGGATGGCGACATCGGCGCAACCGGCCGCTCTCAGGCCGACGCCCCCGAGATCGACGGCAACGTCTTCCTCCGCAATGCCGGGAAGGACATGCAAGTCGGTGATATCGTTGATGTTCTCATCGAGGATGCCGACGAGCACGATCTTTATGGAGCGATCACTACCGGCTGA
- a CDS encoding DUF1761 domain-containing protein: protein MGPVNWLAVVLAAVLAVVVGFVWNGPPFQNDRRLAPGKSERAGNYGIVCFVFLVSSIMLGHNFARIGAETLAAKPWLYFMQTGGVAIAFVLPAIWLTHVRYRAEPIRRVMDCLFWLVAYLAMGLVFWALG from the coding sequence ATGGGTCCGGTAAACTGGTTGGCCGTGGTTCTCGCAGCAGTGCTCGCCGTGGTAGTGGGCTTCGTCTGGAACGGACCGCCGTTTCAGAATGACCGCCGACTGGCGCCGGGAAAATCGGAACGCGCGGGGAACTACGGAATCGTCTGCTTCGTGTTTCTCGTCAGTTCGATCATGCTCGGGCACAACTTCGCGCGGATCGGCGCGGAAACGCTTGCGGCAAAGCCCTGGCTCTATTTCATGCAGACCGGCGGCGTCGCCATTGCTTTCGTCTTGCCCGCGATCTGGCTGACGCATGTTCGCTACCGTGCCGAGCCGATTCGCCGTGTGATGGACTGCCTGTTCTGGCTGGTTGCCTATCTGGCGATGGGGCTGGTGTTCTGGGCGCTAGGTTGA
- a CDS encoding potassium channel family protein yields the protein MSKRRSASNPPKAPVFKPLRRSLAVPVWADVALRLGGAFFLIFVVIMVHWSDRAGLHDVHDGQVSFLDVVYFTMISITTTGFGDIAPVSDRARLIEAVLVTPIRLAVITIFVGTAYNFIIKRSWETWRMKRIQERLEDHIVVLGFGVSGSEAVKELVERGTEPACIVVVDPVQARLAQAERMGCNVLQGDATRDEIQNAVRVTTARTVLVSAGRDDTSVLIVLTARHLAPKVPITVVIRADDNELLARQAGANNVINPVRFTGLLLAGSADGQHVADYFSDLASVAGRVQLVERPVEPSEVGRSLDQLATGGKGLRIYRGNRTIGFWEDEAQSLQPGDIVVEITPTKSSDDEPST from the coding sequence ATGTCGAAGAGACGCTCTGCCTCCAATCCGCCAAAGGCGCCCGTTTTCAAGCCGCTGCGCCGCTCGCTGGCGGTTCCGGTGTGGGCCGACGTGGCCCTGCGGCTGGGCGGCGCATTTTTCCTGATCTTCGTCGTCATCATGGTCCACTGGAGCGACCGGGCGGGCCTCCACGATGTCCATGACGGGCAGGTCAGCTTCCTTGATGTCGTCTACTTCACGATGATCTCGATCACGACGACAGGCTTTGGAGACATCGCCCCCGTCAGTGATCGTGCCCGCCTGATCGAGGCCGTACTGGTCACGCCGATCCGGCTCGCCGTCATCACCATTTTCGTCGGCACCGCCTACAATTTCATCATCAAGCGCAGCTGGGAGACATGGCGCATGAAGCGCATCCAGGAACGGCTGGAAGACCACATCGTCGTGCTCGGCTTCGGCGTCAGCGGCTCGGAAGCAGTGAAGGAACTCGTCGAACGGGGAACCGAACCGGCCTGCATCGTTGTCGTCGATCCGGTACAGGCCCGGCTTGCGCAAGCCGAAAGGATGGGCTGCAACGTCCTCCAGGGAGACGCCACGCGCGACGAGATCCAGAACGCGGTGCGCGTGACCACGGCAAGAACCGTGCTGGTCTCAGCCGGACGAGACGATACCTCGGTGCTCATCGTCCTTACCGCCCGGCACCTTGCCCCCAAGGTGCCGATCACGGTTGTCATCCGCGCCGACGACAACGAACTGCTCGCCCGGCAGGCCGGGGCGAACAACGTCATCAATCCGGTTCGCTTCACCGGCCTCCTGCTGGCCGGCTCGGCCGATGGGCAGCATGTGGCGGACTATTTCTCCGACCTCGCTTCGGTGGCAGGCCGCGTCCAGCTTGTCGAAAGACCGGTTGAACCGTCGGAAGTGGGCCGTTCGCTCGACCAGCTTGCGACCGGCGGCAAGGGCCTCAGGATCTATCGCGGAAACCGCACGATCGGCTTCTGGGAAGACGAGGCGCAGTCCCTGCAACCGGGTGATATCGTGGTCGAGATCACGCCGACGAAGAGCAGCGACGACGAGCCGTCAACCTAG
- a CDS encoding LysM peptidoglycan-binding domain-containing M23 family metallopeptidase: MMRKSLLLLAALALPIAPAFAAPPRQESEAVHVVVAGETLNGIANRAGVSAEALASANSLKAPYVVKLGQKLTIPRAKVAATKAAPVPAKSAANPAAPAKKAAAAANSTARAAIAAAGPPEQESVHVVQPGETLGSIALAAQVPRILIAEANGLQPPYNVRLGQKLQIPRTRRHAVKAGDTGFSISYKYAVPWEQIALANGLDPTAPVKAGQSLLIPTLLDPPATSAAPVTAVTAPPPPKAAPSTGTARFAWPVNGPVRRGFATGADHHDGLDIKAPEGTMVRAAAAGTVRFAGMEKEQFGNLVVIDHGQGWFTAYAFLSRVTVKEGAKVAIGERVGLVGSTGLAKGNELHFEVRQDGKPVDPLDELPKAP, encoded by the coding sequence ATGATGCGGAAGTCCCTTCTCCTGCTGGCGGCGCTCGCGCTGCCGATCGCGCCCGCCTTCGCCGCGCCCCCTAGGCAAGAAAGCGAGGCCGTGCACGTCGTCGTGGCGGGCGAGACGCTGAACGGCATCGCCAACCGTGCGGGCGTTTCCGCCGAGGCGCTGGCCAGCGCAAACAGCCTCAAGGCTCCTTACGTCGTGAAGCTCGGCCAGAAGCTGACGATCCCTCGCGCCAAGGTAGCTGCGACCAAGGCCGCTCCGGTGCCCGCCAAAAGCGCGGCGAACCCGGCAGCGCCGGCAAAGAAGGCCGCAGCCGCCGCAAATTCGACTGCAAGAGCCGCCATCGCCGCTGCCGGGCCGCCCGAGCAGGAGAGCGTCCACGTCGTCCAGCCCGGAGAGACGCTCGGCAGCATCGCACTCGCCGCCCAAGTACCGCGCATCCTGATCGCCGAGGCCAACGGCCTGCAGCCGCCCTACAATGTGCGCCTGGGCCAGAAGCTGCAAATCCCGCGCACCCGCCGTCATGCGGTAAAGGCAGGCGATACCGGCTTCTCGATCTCCTACAAATATGCCGTGCCATGGGAGCAGATCGCCCTCGCCAACGGCCTCGATCCAACGGCTCCGGTAAAGGCGGGGCAGTCGCTGTTGATCCCCACCCTGCTCGATCCGCCCGCGACCAGCGCCGCCCCCGTCACCGCGGTCACAGCGCCGCCCCCGCCGAAGGCAGCGCCGTCCACCGGGACAGCGCGTTTCGCCTGGCCGGTGAACGGCCCCGTGCGCCGCGGTTTCGCGACCGGCGCCGACCATCACGACGGGCTCGACATCAAGGCGCCTGAAGGCACGATGGTCCGCGCCGCCGCCGCCGGCACCGTCCGGTTCGCCGGAATGGAGAAGGAGCAGTTCGGCAACCTCGTCGTGATCGATCATGGCCAGGGCTGGTTCACCGCCTATGCCTTCCTCAGCCGGGTCACGGTGAAGGAAGGCGCGAAAGTCGCCATTGGCGAGCGCGTCGGCCTGGTCGGCAGCACCGGCCTTGCCAAGGGCAACGAACTGCACTTCGAAGTCCGGCAGGACGGCAAGCCGGTTGACCCGCTGGACGAGCTGCCCAAGGCTCCGTAA
- a CDS encoding TauD/TfdA family dioxygenase has product MAIRFEDIKEHIGSRVVWDDRADIFTPEAAEAIRAKVEERTVVVFPELNLTDVEQLAITDAMGGTVKLTARNNVQQNDENVYQVTLDEKINPQPEYVLGTFFWHMDGITVDMPPPFATLLSCRIAPAIGGETEFASTYAAYEGLPEEEKQALEGLKAVHSVRASLSPIADAIPEKHRERVLGIGLVKEHPLVWTHGSGRKSMVIGTTADHIVGMEVPAGRAMLIRLQEWAAQPAFSLRHKWTKGDFVIWDNTGAMHRAIPYDKSTGRMMHRTSIAGTETVAA; this is encoded by the coding sequence ATGGCCATCCGATTCGAGGACATCAAGGAACACATCGGTTCGCGTGTCGTATGGGACGACCGAGCGGACATCTTCACGCCGGAAGCGGCTGAGGCGATCCGGGCCAAAGTGGAAGAGCGTACCGTCGTGGTCTTCCCCGAACTGAACCTCACCGATGTCGAGCAACTTGCCATTACCGACGCGATGGGCGGGACCGTGAAGTTGACCGCGCGCAACAACGTCCAGCAGAACGACGAAAACGTCTATCAGGTCACGCTGGATGAGAAGATCAATCCTCAGCCGGAATATGTGCTGGGGACGTTCTTCTGGCACATGGACGGGATCACCGTGGACATGCCGCCGCCTTTCGCCACGCTGCTGTCGTGCCGCATCGCGCCCGCCATCGGCGGGGAAACCGAGTTCGCCAGCACTTATGCCGCATACGAGGGCCTGCCCGAGGAAGAGAAGCAGGCGCTCGAAGGGCTCAAGGCCGTGCACTCCGTGCGCGCCAGTCTGTCGCCGATCGCCGATGCCATTCCGGAAAAGCATCGTGAGCGCGTGCTCGGCATCGGGCTCGTCAAGGAGCATCCGCTGGTCTGGACACACGGTTCCGGCCGAAAGTCGATGGTGATAGGGACTACTGCCGATCATATCGTCGGCATGGAGGTTCCGGCGGGCCGGGCGATGCTGATCCGCCTGCAGGAATGGGCGGCGCAGCCGGCGTTTTCCCTGCGCCACAAGTGGACCAAGGGCGATTTCGTGATCTGGGACAATACCGGGGCGATGCACCGGGCCATTCCCTATGACAAATCGACCGGCCGCATGATGCACCGTACATCGATCGCCGGCACTGAGACCGTGGCCGCCTGA
- a CDS encoding competence/damage-inducible protein A, translated as MAESSRIYTAALVVIGDEILSGRTHDKNIAQVATWLQVQGIRLKEVRVVADDTAAIVEAVNVLRARNDYLFTTGGIGPTHDDITVDAIAEALGVPASVHPEARAILEGYYETRGGLTEARLRMARTPEGASLIPNRYTGAPGIRYENVFIMAGVPSITAGMLDALSGQLEGGAPLLSETIGCWVGESEVAELLRQTEKTHESCQIGSYPFWAEGKTGANFVIRSVSADDLAACSRALVEGLEAMGRAAVPGGI; from the coding sequence ATGGCCGAATCCTCGCGAATCTACACAGCCGCCCTCGTCGTCATCGGTGACGAGATTCTTTCGGGTCGCACGCACGACAAGAACATCGCGCAAGTCGCAACCTGGCTTCAGGTGCAAGGTATCCGCCTGAAGGAAGTGCGCGTCGTCGCGGACGACACTGCCGCGATCGTCGAAGCGGTGAACGTCCTTCGCGCCCGCAACGATTACCTTTTCACAACCGGCGGAATCGGTCCCACGCACGACGATATCACGGTGGACGCGATCGCCGAGGCCCTGGGTGTACCGGCAAGCGTACACCCCGAAGCGCGCGCAATCCTGGAAGGCTACTACGAGACTCGCGGCGGACTGACCGAGGCACGGCTGCGCATGGCACGCACGCCGGAAGGCGCCAGCCTGATCCCTAACCGCTACACCGGCGCCCCGGGCATCCGTTACGAAAACGTCTTCATCATGGCAGGCGTCCCGAGCATAACGGCCGGAATGCTTGACGCCCTGTCCGGGCAGCTCGAAGGCGGAGCGCCGCTGCTGTCCGAGACCATCGGCTGCTGGGTGGGCGAAAGCGAAGTCGCCGAATTGCTCCGGCAGACCGAGAAGACACATGAGAGCTGCCAGATCGGCTCCTACCCTTTCTGGGCGGAAGGCAAGACCGGCGCCAACTTCGTGATCCGCTCCGTCAGCGCCGACGATCTCGCCGCCTGTTCACGCGCGCTGGTCGAGGGCCTCGAAGCGATGGGCCGAGCCGCGGTGCCAGGTGGCATTTGA